ATTCTTCGGACAATACACCTGCCAATTTTGAGGGAACCGCAGCCGATGCTAATCCAAAAGTGAAAGCATTTAACTATTTGACAGCCAATGTGATATTAAATCTTAATAAGCTAGTGGGCTTTAGGAGTGCACAAGAAATTAGCGTAGAGCTTTACGGAACAAATTTGCTGGATAGTAAAATCTATTATGCAGAGTACAGCCGCCGTGAACTCAACTCCATACAAGGTAGAGCAGGCCGCGCCCTTAACGGCACGGTACGCGTAACATTCTAATAATTGTAGTTTTTCGTAGTAATAGTAAAAATCCCTGCCATCAACTTGATAGCAGGGATTTTTTTAATTATATCACCGAAAAATACGTTTCGAGCTCTTGCAAGACGGTTTCCGTATTCGGCATATCGCGCACGATGTGGCCTTTTTCTACCACTACGATGCGGTCGCACATTTCCGTTACGTGGTTGAGTTCGTGGCTGGAAATCAGCATCAGCGTATTACGTTCTTCGCGCAAATCCTTGAACAATTTTTTCAGACGTGCCTGCGAGCTGGGGTCAAGATTGGCAAAAGGTTCGTCCAAAATAAGCACAGGCAGCTGTGGCAACATGGCCGCCGCAATGCCTACTTTTTTCTGGTTGCCTTTCGATAAATCGCGAATAAACTTGCCTTTTTGTCCCAAAATTTCGCCATTAAATAAGGTTTCAAAGGGCTGCAAACGCGCTTCAATGGTCTTTTTGTCGAGGCCGTAAAGCTGTCCGCAAAACGCGAAATATTCTTCGGGCGACAAATAATCTATCAAAAAACCTTCGTCCAGATACGAGGAAGTATAATCTTTCCACGTTTCCGAATCGGCTACGTTCAGGCCTTGAGAAAGCACCTGCCCTTGCGTGGGACGTATCAGGTTGAGCAACAAACGGAAAAGCGTGGTTTTGCCTGCGCCATTATTGCCGACCAAGCCAATACATTCATTTTGCGAAAAAACAAGATTTTCTACGGAAAGAACCGTGTTGCCGTTATACGACTTTACTATATTGTTGAATTGGATTTCCATGATTTTCAGCTTTTTAAAAATAAAAAAATGTTATTGTTGGCGGAAGCCTTCGGCCATTTCGTAATGATTGGCTTTGAGGCGATTGGCTATGAGTTTGAGCCAAAGCGGGTGCGCTGCAAAGCCCAACAAGCCCGTAACCGCCAACGCGATATGGCTGGCATATTGATAGTCCGACAAAAATGCAAAGGGCGCAGCAATAAGCGTCGGTAACAAAAACATCGGGATAGACAAAAGCCATTGCGCCGCGCCCATGCCTTGCATATTCGTGGCATTGCCCTGCGAGAGTTGAATCCGTTTTTTATTGAAAGTAGAAGCAAACATCACTACAAACGCATTGATTCCCACATTATAACAAAACATAGCCAAAATACTGACAACCATTTTTTGCCCAAAATAAGCCATCGGCGAAGACAACACCAGCGTAAGCACGGCCATGATGACAAACAAATAATACTTGGCCTTCAGAAAATCTAGTATCGAAAATTTGGCCGTCAGAAGTCTGTCCCAGTAGCTACTTTCCCACGCAAACAAATATTGACCATAGTTAATTATAAAACCGCCCGTCGTAAAAATAGCGGCAAATAAATACATATGGTCGTTTTTGATGCTCGGATTCATTACAAAAAAGATACCGTAATAACTAAAAAACAAAGCTGTAAAAAAAGTAGTACGCGTGCGTTTATTTCGCCATATCAATTTGATTTCCAGAGAAATAAATCGACCAATTTCGCCCCACTGCTCCACAAAATTCAGGCGCGTATCGGCTTGCGAATTGCTGGTTTGCTTGGCAGCTGGCAACTCGTCTAAGTAGAGTTTGGGTTTTAGTTTATGATGCGTGAACAAGTACGCACCCACCGCCAAAACTGTCCAAAACAAAATAGCCAACAGCGAATAATCGACGGTCGGGTCGAAGAGCTTGGCCGAAACCGCCGTGATAGAAAAAACATCGTAGTAGTTGAGTGCCACCAAAAAACCAACAAGGCCAGCCATCAACAGCAAAAATTTCTGAGGAGAATTAGCAAACAATTCTTTCAGGTTCACGACCGCCATAATGGTGAGCATATCCACGCACACATACACCCAAAACCACGCAAACAACGGAAAACCTGTATGTCCCTGAAACCACAGCTTTAGCACAAACGGCAAAACCATCAGCAAAAACGGCGCGAGGTTATAAAACGAACCCAGCAGCATCAGCAAACTAAGGTGAATCAGACTATTACGACTTACTTTGAGGTGCAAATAAGGTTGCAGGCGTAGCAGTGGCGAGGTTTGCATGGCATAACGCATCACCAGCGAAATGCCAAAATACGACAACAAATACAAGTTTGCCGTATAAAGTTCGTAGGTGTCGGGAGCGAGCTTGTGCATAATTTTGTCGGCCATCAGCCCCAAAAAGAGCATAATTCCGCCAAAATATAACGCCAAAAAACCCACCAAAATTTGGGAAGCCAAATTCCTACTCCACGTAAGCGACCGCCTCTCGGACAGATAATACTGTTTGAGTAATTGTAGGATAATCATAAAAAGGAAAGGATAAGTTGTTGTGTTATGATAAAAGATTGAACCAAAAAAAACAGCTAATTGATATTTTAGCTTTAAAGATTATACAATAGACTAAAAATCAGTGATTTATACAAAAAAATACTACATTTTATAATCAGCTGGGTTACAAAAAACTGACAGACCGAAAGTAGCGGCTTGGCGCATATTCCCATAACAAAATAGTGTAAATGGTTGGCGGCTTGTATGAATGGAAAACAATTGGCCCAAATATTACACCCGCCAAACAAAAAGCAGGCTTTCGTGAAACCACAAAAGCCTGCTTACTGAAATATATCTAACTAATTAAACCTATTCTTCTGCTAAGAACGGATAGCGATAATCCGTCGGAGGGTTAAAGGTTTCCTTGATGGCGCGAGGCGATACCCAACGCAACAAGTTTAACACTGAACCCGCCTTGTCGTTTGTTCCCGAAGCACGGCTACCACCGAACGGCTGCTGGCCAACAACTGCCCCCGTAGGTTTGTCGTTGATGTAGAAGTTGCCAGACGAATGGCGCAAAGCCGTCGTGGCCTGCTCCACCGCGTAGCGGTCTTGGGAGAAAATAGAACCCGTCAGGGCGTACGGCGAAGTAGTATCCACGAGCGTAAGTGCTTGCTCAAACTCGTTTTGCGGATACACATGAATCGTTAGCACTGGGCCAAAAATTTCTTCGCACATGGTCGTAGAACGCGGGTCTTTGCTCAAAAGTACAGTCGGTTCTACGAAATAACCTTTCGATTTATCATACTTCCCTCCTGCCACTACCTCAACCTGTGGGTTTTGGCGAGCATTTTCGATATAACTAACGATTTTATCAAATGATTTTTCGTTAATTACAGCATTTACAAAGTTACTAAAATCTTCGACACCTCCCATTTTTATCGTGGCAAGGTCGGCCAACATATATTCTTTTACTTCAGGCCACAAATTATCTGGCACATAAGCTCTGGAAGCCGCCGAGCATTTTTGTCCTTGATACTCAAATGCACCACGCACCAAAGCCGTAGCCAACGCCTTCGCATCAGCGGAATGATGCGCCAACACAAAATCTTTACCGCCAGTTTCGCCCACAATGCGCGGATACGACTTATAGCGGTTGATATTTTGTCCTATTGTTTGCCAAATTTGTTGAAAAACGCCTGTGCTACCCGTGAAGTGAATGCCCGCAAAATCTGGGTGTTCGAAAATAACTTTGCCAGCCACCGAACCTTCAGGATACACCAAGTTAATTACGCCATCGGGCAAGCCCGCTTCGCGGAAAAGCTCCATTAGGAAATGCGCCGAGTAAATTTGTGCTTCTGATGGTTTCCAAACCACTACGTTGCCCATCATAGCCGCCGAAGTCGGCAAGTTGCCCGCAATGGCCGTAAAGTTGAAAGGCGTAAGCGCAAATACAAAACCTTCGAGCGGACGATATTCCACTCTGTTCCAAATACCCGCCGACGAAATCGGTTGTTGCGCGTAGATTTGCGTCATGTAAGCCACATTAAAACGCAAGAAATCAATCAGTTCGCAAGCCGAGTCGATTTCTGCCTGATACGCGCTTTTGGATTGCGCGAGCATGGTCGCGGCGTTGGCTTTCGCACGGTATTTGGTTGCCAAAAGATCGGCAGCTTTCAAGAAAATAGCGGCACGTTGTTCCCAAGCCATATTTTCCCATTGCGGTTTGGCCGCCAAAGCAGCCTCAATCGCCTGCGTTACGTGGCTGGCATCCGACTTGTAATAATACCCCAAAACGTGTTGGTGGTCGTGTGGTGGCGTAAGCGGCAATCTCGTATCGCTTTTCACTTGTTTGCCACCGATATACATCGGCACTTCTATTTGTTTGGAACGCGCTTCGGCCAAAGCCGCCTTCAAAGCCTTACGCTCTGGGCTGTTGGGCGCAAAAGAAAGTACGGGTTCGTTCTGTGGAACGGGTACGTTGAAAAATCCTTTAAGCATACAGAAAATGTAAAAGTTTTTAGTTTTGTCTTGGTTGGTGAACTAATAAGTTTTGATATAAAAAATTGATTTACAATAACTAATTCAATTCTATAAAAATACCGCTTTTGGGCAAAGTTACAGCAAAAAATGAATGAAACTAACACCGTTATACAAACAGCCTAATGTCAATAATACTAATAAAAAAAAACGGGTATTTACTTTTTATAGCAAACACCCGTTTTATGAATTAAAATAATCTCTCAAGAAAGAGAAATTATTGCTTAAATGTAAAGTTGAATGGTAATGTGTATTTTACAGATACCGCGCGGCCGCCTTGTTTACCAGGATTCCAATTTGGCATTGATTTTACTACACGAATTGCCTCTTCATCACAACCAAAACCCAAGCCACGTACTACTTGCACATCGCGGATAGTTCCGTCAGAACCAACTACAAATTGCACATATACTTTGCCTTGTACCTCAGCGCGTTGAGCAGCCGAAGGATATTTGGTGTTTTTAGACATAAAGCGCATCATTTCCTCCATACCACCAGGAAAAGCAGGCTGCTGTTCTACTACCGTAAAAACTTCTTCGGCAGCAGGAGCAGCAATCACACCATCACCATCACCATGTGTAGGCACATCAATTACCTCATTAGGGTCAGCATTAGGGTCGCCAACTTCTGTTGTTGTGCTGGTTTGTACGTTTTTCAACTCGTCTTGTTTTGGAGGGTCTTTTTCTGTTACCTCCTCATCATGCGAAACTTCAGGTGGCACAAAACGAACGGTAGAAACCGAAGGTTTTGGCGCACTTGGCATTTCAATTTTTGGTGGTGGTGGAATTTTTGGATCCAATGGTGGTGGTTGCTCAATTTTTTTAAGCTCAATTGGTACCACTTTTTCTTCTACAATTACTTCTTCAGGTTTGAGCGCATTGTAGATTTTGGGCCCACCTACCGCCAAGCCAAACAACAATACCGAAAGGCCTAAGGCTTTCAGGACGGTATCGTCGTATATCTTACGAAGCACATACGCTCCATAAGCCTTATTACGATATTCAAAAACAATATCGTCTAAGGTTACTTTAGGTGAATTATAATCTTCCATGTGTTGCGAACTGTTTTGTTATTGTCCCGCTTCTTTAGCTTTGATAAGGTCTAACTCTTCTGGAGTTACATCTACGATTGCATAGATTTTGATACCCGTAATCGGCATCTCGTCAAGCAAGTCCACTAAGTTTTTGTACTTAGCATCGTCTTTTGCTTTCATAATCACGATGATGTCCTTGCCCAGCGAAGCCATTACTTCTTTTTTCTTCGTAAGCAATACTTTACGGATACCTTCTGCCGAGAAATCAGTTACTTCAACTGGTGGCTTATCCGCAGGAACACCTTGGAAATAATAAATTTTATCTTTTTCACCGACAATAACCGTTAAGGTCTGCGACTCCTTTACCTTTTCTTTGTTTTTGGTAGGGTCGTCATTCTTGTCTGGCATATTCACTTCCATCGTCTTTGGCTTATTGAAAGAGGAGGTAAGCATGAAGAACGTAATCAACAAGAAAGCCAAATCCACGAAGGGAGTCATGTCAATCTTGGTGGAGACTTTTTTGGGTCCTTTCTTCTTACCATCACCCCCGCCGCTATCTATTTCTGCCATTGTTATATGGGTTTTAAGGGGAGTTGAACCATGCGAGCGGCCAATTTTTGACCAAGCTCTATTTTTTTAATTAGTTTAAAATTATTCCGTAATCTTCGGACGAGCCTCAGCCCCCGTAATGAGGTTGATACGGTTATAATTTTGGTCTTGCAGGGTAGCAATTACCGTTTTTGCCACACTGAAATTGGCATCGCGGTCGCCTTTGATGGCTACACGCAAACCTTTAGGGTGGCTATAACGTGCATAAGCAATCCAGTCACGTAGCTCATTGGCAGCCGAGTCGCAAGGAATACCTGGTTGTGTACCTGGTTTGTTGCGTTCTGAGCCGTCCATTGTCAACAACTGTTTTAGTTGCGCAACAGGTACACCCACCGAAGGCAAAAGCGAGAATTTTTGTTGCTCAGCTTCTGTGAATGCGATGCCATAGCGGTCGCCAATAGCTTGGAGCATTTTCACGCGCGTTGGTTGCGCATCTACCCCAAAGAATACCTCCCCTTTTTTGCCAATACTGATAGTCATGATGTCCGAATCAGGAATCGGAATATCAGAAATGGACGAAGGCGTATCCACTACCACTGGTTCTTCTGGCTTAAACTGCGAGGTAAGAATGAAGAACGTAAGGAGCAAAAAAGCCATATCCGACATGGCTGTCATGTCAAGGGATATACTTTTTCTTGGAATTTTTACTTTGGCCATTTGTTTTTTTTAGTAAAATTTTGAAAAGAGTTAAAAAAAACGGGGACAACTGTCTTTTATTTTTGAGGAGAAAAGCCCCACAAGCAGCGAGGCTTTTTCCTGATAAAATGATAGATAGAAGACAGCAATCTCCTTATAAATGGCTATTACTTGTTTTTAGCAGCAAAGTTTTGCATGATGCTGAAACCTACTTCGTCGATGCTGTAAGTCAAAACGTCAATTTTGCTTGTAAAGATGTTATAGAACACAATCGCAAATGCCGAAGTACCGATACCCAACGCCGTGTTGATAAGGGCTTCAGAGATACCAGTAGAAAGAGCTGCTGTATCAGGAGCACCAGAGTTTGCAAGGGCCGAGAAGGCTTTAATCATACCGAATACCGTACCCAAAAGACCTGTAAGGGTTGCAACCGATGCAAGTGTCGCTACGATAGTCAAGTTTTTCTCCAACATAGGAAGTTCCAAAGCTGTCGAATCTTCCAATTCTTTTTGAATAGCCAATACTTTTTGGTCTTTAGTCATAGAAGTTTCTTTTTCCATGTCTTGGTATTTGTTCAACACAGCATTTACTACGTTACCTACCGAACCTTTTTGGCGGTCACATTCTGCCAATGCTTCGCTTACCGAACCAGCAGCCAAATGTGATTTAATTTTGCGAACAAACGCATCAATCGAACCTGTACCTGCTGCTTTAGAGATAGTGATAGCACGCTCAATAGAGAAAGTGATTACCATCAAGAAAAACGACATCAACACTGGCACGATTGGACCACCTTTGTAAACTGTACCTAACCATTTGCCGAAACCTTCTTTAATTGGGTGATTGTTAGGATCGCCACCTTCAAAGTTGCTTGGGTTGCCCAATACGAAAAGGTAAATACAAATAGCTACCACAAAGATGATTACGATAACGATAGTCGCAAAAAACGATTTTAATGGATTGGGTTGTGCTGTCTTGCTCATTTCTGAAATGAATTTGGGTTTTAAAAATATAAGAAAAGATAGAATTGATTTGTTAAAACTTTTATTTGTTACAATAGTGGTTTAAATAAGCGGCAATAATATTAAATTATTCTGCAAGCCCAAACCGCCAAACATGATTTTACACTAATTTAACATAGCGAAATGGGCTTGTCGGTAGATTAACGCTACAATAATGAGATTATTTTAAGCTAAATCCTTTGGGTTTGCCGCTAAAGCGTGATTTTGTTTGGCTCAAAACGCAAATTAATTGTTTAAAAGTATCAGACTTTCAAAAAATTATTTTTTGCCTTGTGCCTTATAACGCTCATTCAAGCCTTCAACTACTGATTTGGTAATGTCCAACTGCGGTGTGGCATACAATAAACCTCCGCCTTTGCTATAACCAAATACATAATCTGCGCCTGTTTGTTTGCTATATTCTTCCAAATAATTGGTAATATTATCGTTAAGCAATTTGGTAAGGTCTTGCTCCTCTTTGGCCAGTTTTTGCAACTGTTCATCTTTATAAGCATACAAATTCTCTTCTTTTTGGCGCAAACGCATGGCTACTTCTTGCATTTGTTGTTCGGTCATGCCGCCTGCTTGGGCTTTACGTTGAGCACTTTCCATGTCGTACTGCAAAGTTTGTGTACGGCTGGCAATGTCTTTTTCTATGCGGCGACCTTTGGCTTCGAGTTCCGCTTTTTTCTTGGTATAAAAATCATAGTTTTCCAAAAGGCTATCGCTATTGACAAACATGACTTTACTTTTAGGAGCTTGCGCAACAGCTTTCGGGTCTATGACCACAGGCGCAGGCTGTGTTACTGGTTTTCCTTCAGGCACGGCAGCCACAGGAGCTGGCGTAGAAAAATGCAAGTAATACAACACGGCTACTGCTACGGCCAACACGGCATTAAGAATAAGAGATACGTACTTCACGGTCTAATCTATTTTTATTGGAAGGCCAAAATAAGGTAAAAAAAACGAATGTTGTATAATGTCGAAACCGGATTTGCCGAACTTGTTTGTCATTTCAATTATCACAGGATTGCCCTTCTGTCTGTTATTTTCGATACTATTATTTTTAATTAAAAATAAAAACGCTGAATATCAGCTAATTACATTTAAGACAAATTCAAAACCTACTATTTTACTAATTATATAGTGCCGCTCACTATTTTTTGTGTTTCGATACACAATAGAACCGCCACATATTTTTACTTCATAGAGACCAATACAATGTTATTTATTTTTTGCTTTAAAGAATATTATTTCACTATACACAACAACGCGTTGTTTATACTTCTTAACATATTGTGTTAGAAGGATTTTTATTATAAAATTCAGGAATCAAAGAGCCTGCCTTAAAGAATAAATAGCTACCCCAAAACAGGCTCTTTTTGTCATTCACATTATACTTTATTCTGCAATGACCGTTTTGGTTTGTTTCATGTATGCAGAAAAAAGTCCTAAAGCCTTATTGCCCGTAATATTGTTGGGTGGATTGGTTGGCACAGCCCCGCCAATGAGTCCGCCATCTCCAATCTGCGACAACGAATAAAAATAATTGTAAGTACTGACATCTATGCACAGCATACTCACCGTTACAGTGTCACCTTTTTTTATTTTGATGTATTCTGTATCCGTAAAAAACGGTTGTTGATTTACGCTCCCATTACCGATATTATCATTACTGACTTGGTACAACTTATCTTCTTTGCCGTTTACCTCAATCAAAAAACGATAATTATTGCCAAGCCCGACGGGGTCGAGGTATAGCGGCACAACAGACAAAGATTTTTCAGATTCGCCTGGTTCGGTATATTCCTCTAACTGTACAGAATCCAGATTGATTTTGTGCGGCATGGTACAAACTGCCTCGTATTGCTTGCCTTCGGCCAATACTTTCAGCGCATACGTGTTGCCTTGAACTCCCACAATACTATGCGTTTGATACAAGCCTGCGCTGGTTTCGGTGAGTGTGTCCACAATGCC
This genomic stretch from Flexibacter flexilis DSM 6793 harbors:
- a CDS encoding ABC transporter ATP-binding protein, with product MEIQFNNIVKSYNGNTVLSVENLVFSQNECIGLVGNNGAGKTTLFRLLLNLIRPTQGQVLSQGLNVADSETWKDYTSSYLDEGFLIDYLSPEEYFAFCGQLYGLDKKTIEARLQPFETLFNGEILGQKGKFIRDLSKGNQKKVGIAAAMLPQLPVLILDEPFANLDPSSQARLKKLFKDLREERNTLMLISSHELNHVTEMCDRIVVVEKGHIVRDMPNTETVLQELETYFSVI
- a CDS encoding DUF5687 family protein — encoded protein: MIILQLLKQYYLSERRSLTWSRNLASQILVGFLALYFGGIMLFLGLMADKIMHKLAPDTYELYTANLYLLSYFGISLVMRYAMQTSPLLRLQPYLHLKVSRNSLIHLSLLMLLGSFYNLAPFLLMVLPFVLKLWFQGHTGFPLFAWFWVYVCVDMLTIMAVVNLKELFANSPQKFLLLMAGLVGFLVALNYYDVFSITAVSAKLFDPTVDYSLLAILFWTVLAVGAYLFTHHKLKPKLYLDELPAAKQTSNSQADTRLNFVEQWGEIGRFISLEIKLIWRNKRTRTTFFTALFFSYYGIFFVMNPSIKNDHMYLFAAIFTTGGFIINYGQYLFAWESSYWDRLLTAKFSILDFLKAKYYLFVIMAVLTLVLSSPMAYFGQKMVVSILAMFCYNVGINAFVVMFASTFNKKRIQLSQGNATNMQGMGAAQWLLSIPMFLLPTLIAAPFAFLSDYQYASHIALAVTGLLGFAAHPLWLKLIANRLKANHYEMAEGFRQQ
- the pruA gene encoding L-glutamate gamma-semialdehyde dehydrogenase, whose translation is MLKGFFNVPVPQNEPVLSFAPNSPERKALKAALAEARSKQIEVPMYIGGKQVKSDTRLPLTPPHDHQHVLGYYYKSDASHVTQAIEAALAAKPQWENMAWEQRAAIFLKAADLLATKYRAKANAATMLAQSKSAYQAEIDSACELIDFLRFNVAYMTQIYAQQPISSAGIWNRVEYRPLEGFVFALTPFNFTAIAGNLPTSAAMMGNVVVWKPSEAQIYSAHFLMELFREAGLPDGVINLVYPEGSVAGKVIFEHPDFAGIHFTGSTGVFQQIWQTIGQNINRYKSYPRIVGETGGKDFVLAHHSADAKALATALVRGAFEYQGQKCSAASRAYVPDNLWPEVKEYMLADLATIKMGGVEDFSNFVNAVINEKSFDKIVSYIENARQNPQVEVVAGGKYDKSKGYFVEPTVLLSKDPRSTTMCEEIFGPVLTIHVYPQNEFEQALTLVDTTSPYALTGSIFSQDRYAVEQATTALRHSSGNFYINDKPTGAVVGQQPFGGSRASGTNDKAGSVLNLLRWVSPRAIKETFNPPTDYRYPFLAEE
- a CDS encoding energy transducer TonB, giving the protein MEDYNSPKVTLDDIVFEYRNKAYGAYVLRKIYDDTVLKALGLSVLLFGLAVGGPKIYNALKPEEVIVEEKVVPIELKKIEQPPPLDPKIPPPPKIEMPSAPKPSVSTVRFVPPEVSHDEEVTEKDPPKQDELKNVQTSTTTEVGDPNADPNEVIDVPTHGDGDGVIAAPAAEEVFTVVEQQPAFPGGMEEMMRFMSKNTKYPSAAQRAEVQGKVYVQFVVGSDGTIRDVQVVRGLGFGCDEEAIRVVKSMPNWNPGKQGGRAVSVKYTLPFNFTFKQ
- a CDS encoding ExbD/TolR family protein, which gives rise to MAEIDSGGGDGKKKGPKKVSTKIDMTPFVDLAFLLITFFMLTSSFNKPKTMEVNMPDKNDDPTKNKEKVKESQTLTVIVGEKDKIYYFQGVPADKPPVEVTDFSAEGIRKVLLTKKKEVMASLGKDIIVIMKAKDDAKYKNLVDLLDEMPITGIKIYAIVDVTPEELDLIKAKEAGQ
- a CDS encoding ExbD/TolR family protein; protein product: MAKVKIPRKSISLDMTAMSDMAFLLLTFFILTSQFKPEEPVVVDTPSSISDIPIPDSDIMTISIGKKGEVFFGVDAQPTRVKMLQAIGDRYGIAFTEAEQQKFSLLPSVGVPVAQLKQLLTMDGSERNKPGTQPGIPCDSAANELRDWIAYARYSHPKGLRVAIKGDRDANFSVAKTVIATLQDQNYNRINLITGAEARPKITE
- a CDS encoding MotA/TolQ/ExbB proton channel family protein, with amino-acid sequence MSKTAQPNPLKSFFATIVIVIIFVVAICIYLFVLGNPSNFEGGDPNNHPIKEGFGKWLGTVYKGGPIVPVLMSFFLMVITFSIERAITISKAAGTGSIDAFVRKIKSHLAAGSVSEALAECDRQKGSVGNVVNAVLNKYQDMEKETSMTKDQKVLAIQKELEDSTALELPMLEKNLTIVATLASVATLTGLLGTVFGMIKAFSALANSGAPDTAALSTGISEALINTALGIGTSAFAIVFYNIFTSKIDVLTYSIDEVGFSIMQNFAAKNK
- a CDS encoding OmpH family outer membrane protein, producing MKYVSLILNAVLAVAVAVLYYLHFSTPAPVAAVPEGKPVTQPAPVVIDPKAVAQAPKSKVMFVNSDSLLENYDFYTKKKAELEAKGRRIEKDIASRTQTLQYDMESAQRKAQAGGMTEQQMQEVAMRLRQKEENLYAYKDEQLQKLAKEEQDLTKLLNDNITNYLEEYSKQTGADYVFGYSKGGGLLYATPQLDITKSVVEGLNERYKAQGKK
- a CDS encoding DUF4249 domain-containing protein: MKKYSIIALAFVLLASCTKEIDIDLNSVSPQIVIEGNISDEVGPYTVKLSRTIQFGQPNVYPSVQGATVIISDNTGIVDTLTETSAGLYQTHSIVGVQGNTYALKVLAEGKQYEAVCTMPHKINLDSVQLEEYTEPGESEKSLSVVPLYLDPVGLGNNYRFLIEVNGKEDKLYQVSNDNIGNGSVNQQPFFTDTEYIKIKKGDTVTVSMLCIDVSTYNYFYSLSQIGDGGLIGGAVPTNPPNNITGNKALGLFSAYMKQTKTVIAE